One Natrinema halophilum genomic window carries:
- a CDS encoding HD domain-containing protein, with protein sequence MGDSAAEEDPRRVYSPDDDHNFPDEKLNSILEFVDADEEIAAYLEAQNVNAVDRMRYNDHGTKHIEIVRNRALCLYNLLKDGNVDFNGARQQGLTEADESVIIALAATLHDVGHIVHRDSHAYYSIPLAADILDRVLPEYYGVGEAVRMKGEVLHAILCHHRSETPLTTEAGVIRVADALDMEHGRSRIPYEHGGRGINTLSSQAISRVSLQRGDTTPVMVEIEMTNAAGVYQVDNLLKAKLRDSGLEDQIRIVAVNTNENREQLVERIEL encoded by the coding sequence ATGGGCGATTCTGCCGCCGAGGAGGACCCCCGCCGTGTCTACTCCCCCGACGACGATCACAACTTTCCCGATGAGAAACTAAACTCGATACTCGAGTTTGTCGACGCCGACGAGGAGATCGCAGCCTACCTCGAGGCTCAGAACGTCAACGCGGTCGACCGGATGCGGTACAACGATCACGGGACGAAACACATAGAGATCGTTCGCAACCGTGCACTGTGCCTGTACAATTTACTCAAGGACGGCAACGTCGATTTCAACGGTGCTCGCCAACAGGGGCTGACTGAAGCCGACGAGTCGGTTATCATCGCACTCGCAGCTACCTTACACGACGTCGGCCACATCGTCCACCGTGACAGCCACGCCTACTACTCGATTCCGCTGGCTGCAGACATCCTCGACCGCGTCCTCCCCGAGTACTACGGCGTCGGCGAAGCCGTCCGAATGAAAGGAGAGGTTCTTCATGCAATTCTCTGTCACCACCGATCCGAGACGCCCCTGACAACCGAAGCGGGCGTGATCCGCGTCGCCGATGCCCTCGACATGGAGCACGGTCGCTCCCGGATCCCCTACGAACACGGTGGTCGGGGCATCAACACCCTCTCGAGCCAAGCTATTAGCCGCGTCTCGCTCCAACGAGGCGACACGACACCTGTTATGGTCGAAATCGAGATGACCAACGCTGCGGGCGTCTATCAGGTCGACAACCTGTTGAAAGCCAAACTCAGGGACTCCGGTCTCGAAGATCAGATACGGATCGTCGCGGTCAACACGAACGAGAACCGTGAGCAACTCGTCGAGCGGATCGAGCTCTAG
- a CDS encoding redoxin domain-containing protein, with protein MVATGDAAPDFTAPLANGDIEEFSLSDRLGEESPVVLAFFPGAFTSVCTTEMCEFQDRLASFNDLEATVYGVSRDSPFTLNEFREQNGLEFGLISDYNKEITDDYGIPMDFADLGVYGVAKRSVFVVDDDGEVAYSWVSDDPGVEPDYDEIEAAVEDLS; from the coding sequence ATGGTAGCAACCGGAGACGCCGCACCCGACTTCACTGCACCGCTTGCAAACGGCGACATCGAGGAATTCTCGCTTTCGGATCGACTGGGCGAAGAGTCACCGGTCGTTCTCGCCTTTTTCCCCGGCGCGTTCACCAGCGTCTGTACGACGGAGATGTGCGAGTTCCAGGATCGCCTCGCATCGTTCAACGACCTCGAGGCAACCGTCTACGGCGTCAGCCGTGACTCGCCGTTTACGCTCAACGAATTCCGCGAACAGAACGGCCTGGAATTCGGGCTGATTAGCGACTACAACAAGGAGATTACCGACGACTACGGCATTCCGATGGACTTCGCCGATCTCGGCGTCTACGGCGTCGCCAAGCGCTCGGTGTTCGTCGTCGACGACGACGGCGAAGTCGCGTATTCGTGGGTTAGCGACGATCCCGGCGTCGAGCCCGACTACGACGAAATCGAAGCCGCTGTCGAGGACCTGTCCTAA
- the tatA gene encoding twin-arginine translocase TatA/TatE family subunit yields the protein MVVEIAPLFIPGGMGPPELAIILIIAILLFGANKIPKLARSTGEAMGEFQKGREKVESELEEMRDGGQSGNYDGGNQQNDDFVDTEPVTTEEESTRETN from the coding sequence ATGGTAGTCGAAATCGCACCGCTGTTCATTCCCGGCGGCATGGGCCCCCCGGAGCTCGCAATTATCCTCATCATCGCGATTTTGCTTTTCGGGGCGAACAAGATCCCGAAGCTGGCACGATCGACCGGCGAGGCCATGGGCGAATTCCAGAAGGGGCGCGAAAAAGTCGAATCGGAACTCGAGGAGATGCGTGACGGTGGCCAATCTGGCAATTACGACGGCGGCAACCAGCAGAACGATGATTTCGTCGACACGGAACCGGTTACCACCGAAGAGGAATCGACCAGGGAAACCAACTGA